The Agrobacterium vitis sequence CCTTGCCGGAGAAAGCGGCTCTGGCAAAACCACGCTGGCGCGGATGATGATGAACCTATTGCAGCCCAGCGGTGGCGAGATTGTTGTGCGCGGAACGCCCAGAGCGGGCGCTTTGCGCCTCAGCCAGATTGTCTACCAAAATCCCGGCACATCGCTGAACCCCAAACGCACGGTGGCGCAGATTTTGGCTGTTCCCTTGGCCCATGTTGGTCTCGATAAGGAGCAACGTAAATCACGCATGGTCGAGCTTCTGGACCTCGTGCGCCTGCCCGCCAATTTCGTCTCAAAATATCCGCATGAACTTTCCGGCGGGCAAAAGCAGCGGGTGGCGATTGCGCGCGCCTTGGCGGCCAATCCGCAGATCATCATTCTGGATGAGCCAACATCGGCGCTGGATGTCTCGGTGCAGAAAACCGTGATTGAGCTGCTGTTGGACCTGCGCGCAAAGCTCGGTCTGACCTATGTGATTATCTCTCATGATCTGTCTTTGATGCGCAATTTCTGCTCGCGCATTGTCATCATGTACAAGGGCGAAATCGTCGAGCAAGGCACGCCTGCCGAGGTATTCGCACAGGCCCACCACCCCTACACCCGCGCCCTCATTGCTGCCATTCCGGTTCTGACCGATGCGCAAGAGGCGTTGAAACCCACCATTAGTGAAGAGGAACGAGGCCGCTTTCTGGTGCAAAGCACCGGACATTGACCCGTTGTTGAAAGGAAAACATACGTGTACCGATTGGGAATAGATGTGGGCGGCACCAATACGGATGCTGTGGTCATGCAAGGCGGCAAGGTTCTGTCCGGGATCAAGGCTCCAACGTCGGAGGATGTCACCACTGGCGTGGTTGAGGCCATGGAAGGGGCGATCAAAGCCGCAGGCATTGACCGCAGCCTCGTGACCAACGTGATGATCGGCACTACCCATTTCACCAATGCGGTGATTGAGCGCAAGCATATGACGCAGGTGGCCGCCATCCGCCTCGGCCTGCCCGCCACCGCCTGCTTGCCGCCAGCCATCGACTGGCCGGAAGACCTGAAACCCGTGGTTGGCAAGCACGGCTATATGGTGCGCGGCGGTTATGAATTTGATGGCCGCGAAATTTCGCCACTGGATGAAGATGAGATCAAGCGCATTGCCGGTGAAATCCGCGCCAACAATCTCAAGGCCGCAGCCGTCACGTGTGTATTCGGCCCGATCAATGCGGCGATGGAGCAGCGGACCAAGGCAATTTTGCAGGAGCATTGCCCCGGCTTGCCGGTGGTGATGTCCACCGATATTGGCCGTATCGGGTTGCTGGAGCGCGAAAGTGCGGCGATCATGAACGCCAGCCTGTTGGAACTGGCCTATAAAACCGTGCGGGCCTTTGGCGAAGCGCTCAAAAGTGCTGGTCTCACTTGCCCCTTCCACATCACCCAAAACGACGGCACGCTGATGGCGGCAGAGACGGTGAAGGATTTCCCGGTTCTGACCTTTGCCTCCGGCCCCACCAATTCCATGCGCGGTGCGGCCTTCCTCACCGGCGTGCAGGAAGCGATTGTGGTCGATATTGGCGGCACGACCTCGGACGTTGGGGCGCTGCATCTGGGCTTTCCACGTCAGGCAGCCACGGTGGTGGATGTTGGCGGCGTGCGCACCAATTTCCGTATGCCAGATGTGTTTTCCATCGGTCTGGGCGGCGGTTCGCTGGTGCGTGGGGACGCGGAAACAGTTACCGTTGGGCCACAATCGGTGGGCTATCGTATCACCTCTGAAGCTAAAGTGTTTGGCGGCGCAACGCTGACGGCTACCGATATTGCCGTGGCCGCTGGCCATGCCGATGTGGGCGATAAGAGCAAGGTGGCCGATGTCTCCCCAGAGCTTGCCAAGGCAGCGCTTGCGCGCATCCACCAGATGCTGGAAAATGCCATTGAGCGCAGCCGGGTTTCTCCAGAGCCTATTCCGGTCATCGCCGTTGGTGGCGGCTCTATCCTGATGCCGGATAAGTTGGGTGATTTTCAGATTATCCGGCCCGAAAACTTCTCGGTTGCCAATGCCGTTGGTGCTGCCATTGCCCAGATTTCTGGCGAAGTAGACCGGGTCTTTGCCCTTGAAAATGGCCTGACCCGCGAGCTGTGCCTGAAGCAGGCCGAAGAGGAAGCCACGAAAAACGCCGTTGCTGCCGGGGCTGATCCAACCACCATTCAGGTGATTGAGCGTGAAGATGTGCCTCTGGCCTATCTGCCCGGCAATGCCACCCGCATCCACGTGAAGGTCGTGGGTGAGATGGGAGGGCAGCTATGAGCGCGATTATCTCCCAAAAGGATTATTTTGATCCGAAAGATCTCTGGATTCTCGATCACGATGATCTCCTGTCGCTGGAAATCGGCGCGGGCATTCTGGGGACCGGCGGCGGTGGCAATCCCTATATTGGCAAGCTGCGCGCCCGACAATTGCTGGATGAGGGCTATACGCTTTCCGTTCTGCCGCACCAGAAAATCCACGATGATGCGCTTTGCGTTTCCGTGGGCGGTATCGGTGCGCCGGTGGTTGGCATTGAGCGTTTGCGGGAGGGCCGGGAAGGCTTGCGGTGCATTCGGGCGTTGGAAGCGCATCTGGACCTATCCATCGATGCCATTGTCTGCGAGGAAATCGGTGGCTCCAATGCTATGGAGCCGCTGGTCGTGGCCGCTTTGACGGGCCTGCCGGTGATCGATTGTGATGGCATGGGCCGTGCCTTCCCGGAAATGCAGATGACCACGTTTTCCATCTACGGGCATAGCTCTACGCCATCGGCCATGTGCGATGTGCATGGCAATGTCGTGCTGTTTCAGCATGCGGTGTCGGAGCTTTGGCACGAGCGCATGGCGCGGGCCTGCGTGGTAGCGCAGGGCGGAGCATCGACCCTGGCCTCGGCACCCATGACCGGGGCTTTTGTCAAGCAATTCGGCATTCCCAATTCCTACACGCAAGCCGTCAGCCTCGGGCAGGCAGTTAGGCTTGCGCAGAAAAACCACGATGACCCGATTGAAGCGATCTGCAAAAAGGAGAATGGCAAAAAGCTGTTCACCGGCAAGATCAACGATTTGAAGCGTCACTTGCGCGGCGGTTTTGTGCGCGGCGAAGTTCAGCTTTCCGGCATTGATGCCCACCACGGCGAAACCGGCTCGGTGCTGATCCAGAATGAAAATCTGGTGTTCTTCCACGATGGTGAGATGGAATGCTGCGTGCCAGACCTGATTCTGGTGCTGGATGTCGATAGCGGCGAAGCCATCACCACCGAAATGCTCCGCTATGGCCAGCGCGTCGCCATCGTTGCCTTGCCGTGCCATGGGTTGTTGCGCTCACGCGAAGCGCTGGACGTGGTTGGCCCCAAGGCCTTCGGGCTGGATGGCATTGTCTATACCCCGATGAAGGGATCGTGATCATGTCCTATCAGGTGCAAGAACATGATCTGGAGGCCATTGCCCTTGGCGGTGCCTATCTCGGCACGGGCGGCGGCGGTGATCCCTATATTGGCAAGTTGATGGCGCAAGCGGCCCTTCGCGAGCATGGGCCAGTCAC is a genomic window containing:
- a CDS encoding DUF917 domain-containing protein, coding for MSAIISQKDYFDPKDLWILDHDDLLSLEIGAGILGTGGGGNPYIGKLRARQLLDEGYTLSVLPHQKIHDDALCVSVGGIGAPVVGIERLREGREGLRCIRALEAHLDLSIDAIVCEEIGGSNAMEPLVVAALTGLPVIDCDGMGRAFPEMQMTTFSIYGHSSTPSAMCDVHGNVVLFQHAVSELWHERMARACVVAQGGASTLASAPMTGAFVKQFGIPNSYTQAVSLGQAVRLAQKNHDDPIEAICKKENGKKLFTGKINDLKRHLRGGFVRGEVQLSGIDAHHGETGSVLIQNENLVFFHDGEMECCVPDLILVLDVDSGEAITTEMLRYGQRVAIVALPCHGLLRSREALDVVGPKAFGLDGIVYTPMKGS
- a CDS encoding hydantoinase/oxoprolinase N-terminal domain-containing protein, whose protein sequence is MYRLGIDVGGTNTDAVVMQGGKVLSGIKAPTSEDVTTGVVEAMEGAIKAAGIDRSLVTNVMIGTTHFTNAVIERKHMTQVAAIRLGLPATACLPPAIDWPEDLKPVVGKHGYMVRGGYEFDGREISPLDEDEIKRIAGEIRANNLKAAAVTCVFGPINAAMEQRTKAILQEHCPGLPVVMSTDIGRIGLLERESAAIMNASLLELAYKTVRAFGEALKSAGLTCPFHITQNDGTLMAAETVKDFPVLTFASGPTNSMRGAAFLTGVQEAIVVDIGGTTSDVGALHLGFPRQAATVVDVGGVRTNFRMPDVFSIGLGGGSLVRGDAETVTVGPQSVGYRITSEAKVFGGATLTATDIAVAAGHADVGDKSKVADVSPELAKAALARIHQMLENAIERSRVSPEPIPVIAVGGGSILMPDKLGDFQIIRPENFSVANAVGAAIAQISGEVDRVFALENGLTRELCLKQAEEEATKNAVAAGADPTTIQVIEREDVPLAYLPGNATRIHVKVVGEMGGQL